Proteins encoded in a region of the Rutidosis leptorrhynchoides isolate AG116_Rl617_1_P2 chromosome 9, CSIRO_AGI_Rlap_v1, whole genome shotgun sequence genome:
- the LOC139866625 gene encoding biogenesis of lysosome-related organelles complex 1 subunit 2, whose protein sequence is MEENVVVTQEQRDELTEAFNDLFTNVSAMVKGDLQGTNNVLKLLESMNLKVAEEYNGFGDVAAGLRVFVERLKAKSENFDEYVQQIDAIEQQVTDLEVVVSMLDKYVSTLESKVKSVYQIPTSSS, encoded by the exons ATGGAAGAAAATGTGGTGGTGACACAAGAGCAGCGTGATGAACTCACTGAAGCTTTTAATGATCTTTTTACGAATGTTTCCGCCATGGTCAAAGGCGATCTTCAG GGTACAAATAATGTCCTCAAATTGTTGGAAAGTATGAATCTTAAAGTTGCGGAAGAGTACAATGGCTTTGGTGATGTTGCTGCCGGTTTGAGAGTTTTTGTGGAACGATTGAAGGCGAAAAGTGAGAATTTTGATGAGTATGTTCAGCAAATTGATGCTATAGAACAGCAAGTGACGGATCTAGAAGTTGTAGTTTCAATGCTTGATAAATACGTCTCTACGCTTGAATCTAAAGTTAAGTCTGTTTACCAGATTCCAACTTCGTCTTCATAA
- the LOC139866624 gene encoding DNA-directed RNA polymerase 2, chloroplastic/mitochondrial-like: MWKRLYSRIPVSISSLKLQSFHPNVRGCSGPLSISGKRLFGCIEFDCFSSIQSYPERNLFEISQLGQKDLGFGSKNHVGFNVKRFASVTEAVVFSPLPSTSSSSDEINGGDEVEQLLNEMTKQERKQAIRGWWRSKREKMGTNWNYTKLKRRQVKIETEAWEQAAKEYRELLNDMCEQKLAPNLPYMKSLFLGWFEPLCKRITQDQELCKQGNHRAPYAPYFNLLPADKMAVITMHKIMGLIMIGGENGCARVVSASCSVGEAIEQEIRIHKFLEKTKRKKATKGANVEENVDEIVSKEQKGLHKKVTNLMKKQKLQVVGNIVKGHDDSKPWTQPIKAQVGSRLIELLLQSAYIQPPPDQLGGDMPPEIRPAFVHTLKTSVKEGHKTGRRYGVIECDPSVRKGLERASKHVIMPYMPMLIPPVKWTGYDKGAYLFLPSFVMRIHGAKQQREVLKRTPNENLQPVFEALDTLGNTKWRVNKKVLAVVDRIWYSGGGLAGLVSRHDIPLPEKPDTEDEEQLTKWKWKIKKVKKENRERHSQRCDVELKLTVARKMKDEAGFFYPHNLDFRGRAYPMHPHLNHLGSDLCRGILEFAEGRALGSSGLKWLKIHVANLFAGGVDKLSLEGRIAFTESHLDDIFDSADRPLDGNRWWLNAEDPFQCLAVCINLAEALRSPCPETVVSYIPVHQDGSCNGLQHYAALGRDKLGASAVNLVEGERPADVYSEIAARVLDTVKRDAELDLASFPDAKHARLLINQVDRKLVKQTVMTSVYGVTYIGARDQIKRRLQERSNIADDAELFRAACYAAKITLAALGEMFEGARNIMNWLGDCAKVIASENQPVMWTTPLGLPVVQPYRMYGRHMVATSLQVLTLQRETEKVMVRRQRTAFPPNFVHSLDGSHMMMTAIACKRAGLNFAGVHDSYWTHACDVDKMNRILREKFVELYQTNILENLLESFEQSFPTLQFPPLPDRGDFDLSDVLESSYFFN; the protein is encoded by the exons ATGTGGAAAAGGTTATATTCAAGAATCCCAGTAAGTATATCATCCTTAAAGTTACAATCTTTTCATCCCAATGTTCGGGGATGTTCTGGGCCTTTAAGTATTTCTGGGAAAAGACTATTTGGGTGTATAGAATTCGATTGTTTTTCTTCAATTCAATCATACCCAGAAAGAAATTTGTTCGAAATTAGTCAACTTGGTCAAAAAGATTTAGGCTTTGGTTCTAAAAATCATGTAGGGTTTAATGTAAAAAGATTTGCTAGTGTTACTGAAGCTGTTGTTTTTTCCCCATtaccatcaacatcatcatcatctgatGAAATTAATGGTGGTGATGAGGTTGAACAACTGCTGAATGAAATGACAAAACAAGAACGAAAACAGGCGATTCGGGGGTGGTGGCGTTCGAAAAGGGAGAAAATGGGTACTAATTGGAATTATACGAAACTTAAACGTAGGCAAGTTAAGATTGAAACAGAAGCATGGGAACAAGCTGCTAAAGAGTATAGGGAACTTTTGAATGATATGTGTGAACAGAAATTAGCACCTAATTTGCCTTATATGAAGTCATTGTTTCTTGGGTGGTTTGAACCGTTATGTAAACGGATCACTCAAGATCAAGAATTGTGTAAACAGGGGAACCATAGGGCTCCTTATGCACCTTATTTTAATTTACTTCCGGCTGATAAAATGGCGGTTATAACAATGCATAAGATTATGGGTTTGATTATGATTGGGGGTGAAAACGGTTGTGCGAGAGTCGTATCGGCTTCTTGTAGTGTTGGTGAAGCAATTGAACAAGAG ATTAGGATACATAAATTCTTGGAGAAAACAAAGAGGAAAAAAGCAACGAAAGGTGCGAATGTTGAAGAAAACGTTGATGAGATTGTTAGTAAGGAACAAAAGGGATTACATAAGAAAGTTACAAACTTGATGAAAAAACAGAAGTTGCAGGTTGTAGGGAACATCGTGAAAGGACACGACGATTCAAAACCATGGACACAACCTATTAAAGCTCAG gttgGAAGTCGTTTAATTGAATTGTTGTTGCAGTCTGCTTATATACAGCCACCACCTGATCAATTGGGTGGTGATATGCCACCTGAGATTAGACCTGCATTTGTTCATACGTTAAAAACATCAGTGAAAGAAGGACA TAAGACCGGAAGAAGATATGGTGTTATCGAGTGTGACCCATCAGTTCGCAAAGGATTAGAGCGAGCG TCCAAGCATGTGATTATGCCTTATATGCCGATGTTGATACCTCCTGTCAAGTGGACTGG TTATGACAAAGGAGCTTACCTTTTCTTACCATCCTTTGTAATGCGCATTCATGGAGCTAAGCAACAGCGTGAAGTGCTTAAAAGGACCCCTAACGAGAATTTGCAGCCAGTTTTTGAG GCGTTGGACACCCTTGGAAATACTAAATGGAGGGTGAATAAGAAAGTTCTAGCCGTGGTTGACCGAATATGGTATAGTGGTGGCGGCCTTGCTGGTCTGGTTAGCCGTCATGAT ATTCCTTTGCCTGAGAAACCAGATACTGAAGATGAAGAACAACTGACAAAGTGGAAATGgaaaattaaaaaggtaaaaaagGAGAACCGAGAGAGACATTCCCAACGGTGTGACGTCGAACTCAAACTTACC GTGGCACGAAAGATGAAAGACGAAGCAGGTTTTTTCTACCCACACAATTTGGATTTTCGGGGTCGTGCGTACCCTATGCATCCCCACTTGAACCATCTCGGTTCGGACCTTTGTCGGGGCATATTAGAGTTTGCAGAAGGCAGGGCTCTCGGGAGTTCGGGTCTTAAATGGCTTAAGATACACGTGGCGAATCTATTTGCTGGTGGTGTTGATAAATTATCTCTCGAGGGTAGAATAGCGTTTACCGAAAGTCACTTAGATGATATATTCGATTCTGCTGATCGACCCCTTGATGGTAATCGGTGGTGGTTAAATGCTGAAGATCCATTTCAGTGTTTGGCTGTTTGTATAAATCTTGCTGAAGCTTTACGAAGTCCGTGTCCTGAAACTGTCGTTTCATATATTCCGGTGCACCAG GATGGTTCCTGCAACGGTTTACAGCACTATGCTGCGCTTGGTAGAGACAAA TTAGGAGCATCTGCTGTTAATTTGGTCGAAGGAGAACGACCTGCTGATGTGTATTCAGAAATTGCTGCGAG AGTTCTTGATACTGTGAAGAGAGATGCAGAGTTGGATCTTGCTTCGTTTCCAGATGCAAAACATGCACGGTTGTTGATCAATCAG GTGGACAGGAAGCTAGTGAAGCAGACAGTAATGACATCGGTTTATGGTGTGACATACATTGGTGCTCGAGATCAGATAAAGAGGAGGTTACAGGAACGTAGTAATATTGCAGATGATGCAGAGCTTTTTCGTGCAGCCTGTTATGCTGCAAAA ATCACGTTAGCCGCACTAGGGGAAATGTTTGAAGGTGCACGTAATATTATGAACTGGCTCGGAGACTGTGCAAag GTAATTGCTTCTGAAAACCAGCCAGTGATGTGGACTACTCCACTTGGTCTTCCCGTTGTGCAACCTTATCGCATGTATGGAAGACATATG GTTGCAACTTCTCTTCAAGTACTGACCTTGCAGCGTGAAACTGAAAAG GTGATGGTGAGGCGGCAAAGAACAGCGTTCCCACCAAATTTTGTTCACTCGCTTGATGGTTCACATATGATGATGACTGCGATTGCCTGTAAACGGGCCGGCTTAAACTTTGCAG GTGTTCATGATTCATATTGGACGCATGCTTGTGATGTGGACAAGATGAACAGAATTTTGCGGGAAAAGTTCGTCGAACTTTACCAAACAAATATACTGGAAAAT TTATTGGAGAGCTTTGAACAGTCCTTCCCTACATTGCAATTCCCGCCATTGCCAGATAGGGGAGATTTTGATCTTTCAGATGTTCTAGAGTCGTCATATTTTTTCAATTGA